In a single window of the Hippocampus zosterae strain Florida chromosome 6, ASM2543408v3, whole genome shotgun sequence genome:
- the LOC127601945 gene encoding cell surface glycoprotein 1-like isoform X7 translates to MLQTPSDGILTEPSGDQEGSERSTSSLQQTPSDLTEPSGDHEWNDRYTSSLQQTSSDRYLTEPSGNQEWSERSTSSLQQTPSDLTEPSGDHEWSERSTSFLQQTPSDLTEPSGDHEWSERSTSFLQQTPSDLTEPSGDHEWNDRYTSSLQQTPSVPILMKPFEDQERSGRSTSSLQQTPSDLTEPSGDHEWNDRYTSSLQQTSSDRYLTEPSGNQEWSERSTSSLQQTPSDLTEPSGDHEWSERSTSFLQQTPSVPILMKPFEDQERSGRSTSSLQQTPSDLTEPSGDHEWNER, encoded by the exons atgttgcagacaccaagtgacgggatcttgactgaaccttctggagaccaagaagggagtgagagatccacttcatccttacaacag acaccaagtgacctgactgaaccctctggagaccatgaatggaatgatagatacacttcatccttacaacag acatcaagtgacaggtacctgactgaaccctctggaaaccaagaatggagtgagagatccacttcatccttacaacag acaccaagtgacctgactgaaccctctggagaccatgaatggagtgagagatccacttcattcttacaacag acaccaagtgacctgactgaaccctctggagaccatgaatggagtgagagatccacttcattcttacaacag acaccaagtgacctgactgaaccctctggagaccatgaatggaatgatagatacacttcatccttacaacag acaccaagtgttccgatcctgatgaaaccttttgaagatcaagaaaggagtggaagatccacttcttccttacaacag acaccaagtgacctgactgaaccctctggagaccatgaatggaatgatagatacacttcatccttacaacag acatcaagtgacaggtacctgactgaaccctctggaaaccaagaatggagtgagagatccacttcatccttacaacag acaccaagtgacctgactgaaccctctggagaccatgaatggagtgagagatccacttcattcttacaacag acaccaagtgttccgatcctgatgaaaccttttgaagatcaagaaaggagtggaagatccacttcttccttacaacag acaccaagtgacctgactgaaccctctggagaccatgaatggaatgagagataa
- the LOC127601945 gene encoding cell surface glycoprotein 1-like isoform X5 has product MLQTPSDGILTEPSGDQEGSERSTSSLQQTPSDLTEPSGDHEWNDRYTSSLQQTSSDRYLTEPSGNQEWSERSTSSLQQTPSDLTEPSGDHEWSERSTSFLQQTPSDLTEPSGDHEWNDRYTSSLQQTPSVPILMKPFEDQERSGRSTSSLQQTPSDLTEPSGDHEWNDRYTSSLQQTSSDRYLTEPSGNQEWSERSTSSLQQTPSDLTEPSGDHEWSERSTSFLQQTPSDLTEPSGDHEWNDRYTSSLQQTPSVPILMKPFEDQERSGRSTSSLQQTPSDLTEPSGDHEWNER; this is encoded by the exons atgttgcagacaccaagtgacgggatcttgactgaaccttctggagaccaagaagggagtgagagatccacttcatccttacaacag acaccaagtgacctgactgaaccctctggagaccatgaatggaatgatagatacacttcatccttacaacag acatcaagtgacaggtacctgactgaaccctctggaaaccaagaatggagtgagagatccacttcatccttacaacag acaccaagtgacctgactgaaccctctggagaccatgaatggagtgagagatccacttcattcttacaacag acaccaagtgacctgactgaaccctctggagaccatgaatggaatgatagatacacttcatccttacaacag acaccaagtgttccgatcctgatgaaaccttttgaagatcaagaaaggagtggaagatccacttcttccttacaacag acaccaagtgacctgactgaaccctctggagaccatgaatggaatgatagatacacttcatccttacaacag acatcaagtgacaggtacctgactgaaccctctggaaaccaagaatggagtgagagatccacttcatccttacaacag acaccaagtgacctgactgaaccctctggagaccatgaatggagtgagagatccacttcattcttacaacag acaccaagtgacctgactgaaccctctggagaccatgaatggaatgatagatacacttcatccttacaacag acaccaagtgttccgatcctgatgaaaccttttgaagatcaagaaaggagtggaagatccacttcttccttacaacag acaccaagtgacctgactgaaccctctggagaccatgaatggaatgagagataa
- the LOC127601945 gene encoding cell surface glycoprotein 1-like isoform X1 has protein sequence MLQTPSDGILTEPSGDQEGSERSTSSLQQTPSDLTEPSGDHEWNDRYTSSLQQTSSDRYLTEPSGNQEWSERSTSSLQQTPSDLTEPSGDHEWSERSTSFLQQTPSDLTEPSGDHEWSERSTSFLQQTPSDLTEPSGDHEWNDRYTSSLQQTPSVPILMKPFEDQERSGRSTSSLQQTPSDLTEPSGDHEWNDRYTSSLQQTSSDRYLTEPSGNQEWSERSTSSLQQTPSDLTEPSGDHEWSERSTSFLQQTPSDLTEPSGDHEWNDRYTSSLQQTPSVPILMKPFEDQERSGRSTSSLQQTPSDLTEPSGDHEWNER, from the exons atgttgcagacaccaagtgacgggatcttgactgaaccttctggagaccaagaagggagtgagagatccacttcatccttacaacag acaccaagtgacctgactgaaccctctggagaccatgaatggaatgatagatacacttcatccttacaacag acatcaagtgacaggtacctgactgaaccctctggaaaccaagaatggagtgagagatccacttcatccttacaacag acaccaagtgacctgactgaaccctctggagaccatgaatggagtgagagatccacttcattcttacaacag acaccaagtgacctgactgaaccctctggagaccatgaatggagtgagagatccacttcattcttacaacag acaccaagtgacctgactgaaccctctggagaccatgaatggaatgatagatacacttcatccttacaacag acaccaagtgttccgatcctgatgaaaccttttgaagatcaagaaaggagtggaagatccacttcttccttacaacag acaccaagtgacctgactgaaccctctggagaccatgaatggaatgatagatacacttcatccttacaacag acatcaagtgacaggtacctgactgaaccctctggaaaccaagaatggagtgagagatccacttcatccttacaacag acaccaagtgacctgactgaaccctctggagaccatgaatggagtgagagatccacttcattcttacaacag acaccaagtgacctgactgaaccctctggagaccatgaatggaatgatagatacacttcatccttacaacag acaccaagtgttccgatcctgatgaaaccttttgaagatcaagaaaggagtggaagatccacttcttccttacaacag acaccaagtgacctgactgaaccctctggagaccatgaatggaatgagagataa
- the LOC127601945 gene encoding cell surface glycoprotein 1-like isoform X4 — MLQTPSDGILTEPSGDQEGSERSTSSLQQTPSDLTEPSGDHEWNDRYTSSLQQTSSDRYLTEPSGNQEWSERSTSSLQQTPSDLTEPSGDHEWSERSTSFLQQTPSDLTEPSGDHEWSERSTSFLQQTPSDLTEPSGDHEWNDRYTSSLQQTPSVPILMKPFEDQERSGRSTSSLQQTPSDLTEPSGDHEWNDRYTSSLQQTSSDRYLTEPSGNQEWSERSTSSLQQTPSDLTEPSGDHEWNDRYTSSLQQTPSVPILMKPFEDQERSGRSTSSLQQTPSDLTEPSGDHEWNER; from the exons atgttgcagacaccaagtgacgggatcttgactgaaccttctggagaccaagaagggagtgagagatccacttcatccttacaacag acaccaagtgacctgactgaaccctctggagaccatgaatggaatgatagatacacttcatccttacaacag acatcaagtgacaggtacctgactgaaccctctggaaaccaagaatggagtgagagatccacttcatccttacaacag acaccaagtgacctgactgaaccctctggagaccatgaatggagtgagagatccacttcattcttacaacag acaccaagtgacctgactgaaccctctggagaccatgaatggagtgagagatccacttcattcttacaacag acaccaagtgacctgactgaaccctctggagaccatgaatggaatgatagatacacttcatccttacaacag acaccaagtgttccgatcctgatgaaaccttttgaagatcaagaaaggagtggaagatccacttcttccttacaacag acaccaagtgacctgactgaaccctctggagaccatgaatggaatgatagatacacttcatccttacaacag acatcaagtgacaggtacctgactgaaccctctggaaaccaagaatggagtgagagatccacttcatccttacaacag acaccaagtgacctgactgaaccctctggagaccatgaatggaatgatagatacacttcatccttacaacag acaccaagtgttccgatcctgatgaaaccttttgaagatcaagaaaggagtggaagatccacttcttccttacaacag acaccaagtgacctgactgaaccctctggagaccatgaatggaatgagagataa
- the LOC127601945 gene encoding cell surface glycoprotein 1-like isoform X17, whose amino-acid sequence MLQTPSDGILTEPSGDQEGSERSTSSLQQTPSDLTEPSGDHEWNDRYTSSLQQTSSDRYLTEPSGNQEWSERSTSSLQQTPSDLTEPSGDHEWSERSTSFLQQTPSDLTEPSGDHEWSERSTSFLQQTPSDLTEPSGDHEWNDRYTSSLQQTSSDRYLTEPSGNQEWSERSTSSLQQTPSDLTEPSGDHEWSERSTSFLQQTPSDLTEPSGDHEWNDRYTSSLQQTPSVPILMKPFEDQERSGRSTSSLQQTPSDLTEPSGDHEWNER is encoded by the exons atgttgcagacaccaagtgacgggatcttgactgaaccttctggagaccaagaagggagtgagagatccacttcatccttacaacag acaccaagtgacctgactgaaccctctggagaccatgaatggaatgatagatacacttcatccttacaacag acatcaagtgacaggtacctgactgaaccctctggaaaccaagaatggagtgagagatccacttcatccttacaacag acaccaagtgacctgactgaaccctctggagaccatgaatggagtgagagatccacttcattcttacaacag acaccaagtgacctgactgaaccctctggagaccatgaatggagtgagagatccacttcattcttacaacag acaccaagtgacctgactgaaccctctggagaccatgaatggaatgatagatacacttcatccttacaacag acatcaagtgacaggtacctgactgaaccctctggaaaccaagaatggagtgagagatccacttcatccttacaacag acaccaagtgaccttactgaaccctctggagaccatgaatggagtgagagatccacttcattcttacaacag acaccaagtgacctgactgaaccctctggagaccatgaatggaatgatagatacacttcatccttacaacag acaccaagtgttccgatcctgatgaaaccttttgaagatcaagaaaggagtggaagatccacttcttccttacaacag acaccaagtgacctgactgaaccctctggagaccatgaatggaatgagagataa
- the LOC127601945 gene encoding cell surface glycoprotein 1-like isoform X13: MLQTPSDGILTEPSGDQEGSERSTSSLQQTPSDLTEPSGDHEWNDRYTSSLQQTSSDRYLTEPSGNQEWSERSTSSLQQTPSDLTEPSGDHEWSERSTSFLQQTPSDLTEPSGDHEWSERSTSFLQQTPSDLTEPSGDHEWNDRYTSSLQQTPSVPILMKPFEDQERSGRSTSSLQQTPSDLTEPSGDHEWNDRYTSSLQQTPSDLTEPSGDHEWNDRYTSSLQQTPSVPILMKPFEDQERSGRSTSSLQQTPSDLTEPSGDHEWNER; this comes from the exons atgttgcagacaccaagtgacgggatcttgactgaaccttctggagaccaagaagggagtgagagatccacttcatccttacaacag acaccaagtgacctgactgaaccctctggagaccatgaatggaatgatagatacacttcatccttacaacag acatcaagtgacaggtacctgactgaaccctctggaaaccaagaatggagtgagagatccacttcatccttacaacag acaccaagtgacctgactgaaccctctggagaccatgaatggagtgagagatccacttcattcttacaacag acaccaagtgacctgactgaaccctctggagaccatgaatggagtgagagatccacttcattcttacaacag acaccaagtgacctgactgaaccctctggagaccatgaatggaatgatagatacacttcatccttacaacag acaccaagtgttccgatcctgatgaaaccttttgaagatcaagaaaggagtggaagatccacttcttccttacaacag acaccaagtgacctgactgaaccctctggagaccatgaatggaatgatagatacacttcatccttacaacag acaccaagtgacctgactgaaccctctggagaccatgaatggaatgatagatacacttcatccttacaacag acaccaagtgttccgatcctgatgaaaccttttgaagatcaagaaaggagtggaagatccacttcttccttacaacag acaccaagtgacctgactgaaccctctggagaccatgaatggaatgagagataa
- the LOC127601945 gene encoding cell surface glycoprotein 1-like isoform X8, with product MLQTPSDGILTEPSGDQEGSERSTSSLQQTPSDLTEPSGDHEWNDRYTSSLQQTSSDRYLTEPSGNQEWSERSTSSLQQTPSDLTEPSGDHEWSERSTSFLQQTPSDLTEPSGDHEWSERSTSFLQQTPSDLTEPSGDHEWNDRYTSSLQQTPSDLTEPSGDHEWNDRYTSSLQQTSSDRYLTEPSGNQEWSERSTSSLQQTPSDLTEPSGDHEWSERSTSFLQQTPSDLTEPSGDHEWNDRYTSSLQQTPSVPILMKPFEDQERSGRSTSSLQQTPSDLTEPSGDHEWNER from the exons atgttgcagacaccaagtgacgggatcttgactgaaccttctggagaccaagaagggagtgagagatccacttcatccttacaacag acaccaagtgacctgactgaaccctctggagaccatgaatggaatgatagatacacttcatccttacaacag acatcaagtgacaggtacctgactgaaccctctggaaaccaagaatggagtgagagatccacttcatccttacaacag acaccaagtgacctgactgaaccctctggagaccatgaatggagtgagagatccacttcattcttacaacag acaccaagtgacctgactgaaccctctggagaccatgaatggagtgagagatccacttcattcttacaacag acaccaagtgacctgactgaaccctctggagaccatgaatggaatgatagatacacttcatccttacaacag acaccaagtgacctgactgaaccctctggagaccatgaatggaatgatagatacacttcatccttacaacag acatcaagtgacaggtacctgactgaaccctctggaaaccaagaatggagtgagagatccacttcatccttacaacag acaccaagtgacctgactgaaccctctggagaccatgaatggagtgagagatccacttcattcttacaacag acaccaagtgacctgactgaaccctctggagaccatgaatggaatgatagatacacttcatccttacaacag acaccaagtgttccgatcctgatgaaaccttttgaagatcaagaaaggagtggaagatccacttcttccttacaacag acaccaagtgacctgactgaaccctctggagaccatgaatggaatgagagataa
- the LOC127601945 gene encoding cell surface glycoprotein 1-like isoform X14 yields MLQTPSDGILTEPSGDQEGSERSTSSLQQTPSDLTEPSGDHEWNDRYTSSLQQTSSDRYLTEPSGNQEWSERSTSSLQQTPSDLTEPSGDHEWSERSTSFLQQTPSDLTEPSGDHEWSERSTSFLQQTPSDLTEPSGDHEWNDRYTSSLQQTSSDRYLTEPSGNQEWSERSTSSLQQTPSDLTEPSGDHEWSERSTSFLQQTPSDLTEPSGDHEWNDRYTSSLQQTPSVPILMKPFEDQERSGRSTSSLQQTPSDLTEPSGDHEWNER; encoded by the exons atgttgcagacaccaagtgacgggatcttgactgaaccttctggagaccaagaagggagtgagagatccacttcatccttacaacag acaccaagtgacctgactgaaccctctggagaccatgaatggaatgatagatacacttcatccttacaacag acatcaagtgacaggtacctgactgaaccctctggaaaccaagaatggagtgagagatccacttcatccttacaacag acaccaagtgacctgactgaaccctctggagaccatgaatggagtgagagatccacttcattcttacaacag acaccaagtgacctgactgaaccctctggagaccatgaatggagtgagagatccacttcattcttacaacag acaccaagtgacctgactgaaccctctggagaccatgaatggaatgatagatacacttcatccttacaacag acatcaagtgacaggtacctgactgaaccctctggaaaccaagaatggagtgagagatccacttcatccttacaacag acaccaagtgacctgactgaaccctctggagaccatgaatggagtgagagatccacttcattcttacaacag acaccaagtgacctgactgaaccctctggagaccatgaatggaatgatagatacacttcatccttacaacag acaccaagtgttccgatcctgatgaaaccttttgaagatcaagaaaggagtggaagatccacttcttccttacaacag acaccaagtgacctgactgaaccctctggagaccatgaatggaatgagagataa
- the LOC127601945 gene encoding cell surface glycoprotein 1-like isoform X9: MLQTPSDGILTEPSGDQEGSERSTSSLQQTPSDLTEPSGDHEWNDRYTSSLQQTSSDRYLTEPSGNQEWSERSTSSLQQTPSDLTEPSGDHEWSERSTSFLQQTPSDLTEPSGDHEWSERSTSFLQQTPSDLTEPSGDHEWNDRYTSSLQQTPSVPILMKPFEDQERSGRSTSSLQQTPSDLTEPSGDHEWNDRYTSSLQQTPSDLTEPSGDHEWSERSTSFLQQTPSDLTEPSGDHEWNDRYTSSLQQTPSVPILMKPFEDQERSGRSTSSLQQTPSDLTEPSGDHEWNER, encoded by the exons atgttgcagacaccaagtgacgggatcttgactgaaccttctggagaccaagaagggagtgagagatccacttcatccttacaacag acaccaagtgacctgactgaaccctctggagaccatgaatggaatgatagatacacttcatccttacaacag acatcaagtgacaggtacctgactgaaccctctggaaaccaagaatggagtgagagatccacttcatccttacaacag acaccaagtgacctgactgaaccctctggagaccatgaatggagtgagagatccacttcattcttacaacag acaccaagtgacctgactgaaccctctggagaccatgaatggagtgagagatccacttcattcttacaacag acaccaagtgacctgactgaaccctctggagaccatgaatggaatgatagatacacttcatccttacaacag acaccaagtgttccgatcctgatgaaaccttttgaagatcaagaaaggagtggaagatccacttcttccttacaacag acaccaagtgacctgactgaaccctctggagaccatgaatggaatgatagatacacttcatccttacaacag acaccaagtgaccttactgaaccctctggagaccatgaatggagtgagagatccacttcattcttacaacag acaccaagtgacctgactgaaccctctggagaccatgaatggaatgatagatacacttcatccttacaacag acaccaagtgttccgatcctgatgaaaccttttgaagatcaagaaaggagtggaagatccacttcttccttacaacag acaccaagtgacctgactgaaccctctggagaccatgaatggaatgagagataa
- the LOC127601945 gene encoding cell surface glycoprotein 1-like isoform X2: protein MLQTPSDGILTEPSGDQEGSERSTSSLQQTPSDLTEPSGDHEWNDRYTSSLQQTSSDRYLTEPSGNQEWSERSTSSLQQTPSDLTEPSGDHEWSERSTSFLQQTPSDLTEPSGDHEWSERSTSFLQQTPSDLTEPSGDHEWNDRYTSSLQQTPSVPILMKPFEDQERSGRSTSSLQQTPSDLTEPSGDHEWNDRYTSSLQQTSSDRYLTEPSGNQEWSERSTSSLQQTPSDLTEPSGDHEWSERSTSFLQQTPSDLTEPSGDHEWNDRYTSSLQQTPSVPILMKPFEDQERSGRSTSSLQQTPSDLTEPSGDHEWNER, encoded by the exons atgttgcagacaccaagtgacgggatcttgactgaaccttctggagaccaagaagggagtgagagatccacttcatccttacaacag acaccaagtgacctgactgaaccctctggagaccatgaatggaatgatagatacacttcatccttacaacag acatcaagtgacaggtacctgactgaaccctctggaaaccaagaatggagtgagagatccacttcatccttacaacag acaccaagtgacctgactgaaccctctggagaccatgaatggagtgagagatccacttcattcttacaacag acaccaagtgacctgactgaaccctctggagaccatgaatggagtgagagatccacttcattcttacaacag acaccaagtgacctgactgaaccctctggagaccatgaatggaatgatagatacacttcatccttacaacag acaccaagtgttccgatcctgatgaaaccttttgaagatcaagaaaggagtggaagatccacttcttccttacaacag acaccaagtgacctgactgaaccctctggagaccatgaatggaatgatagatacacttcatccttacaacag acatcaagtgacaggtacctgactgaaccctctggaaaccaagaatggagtgagagatccacttcatccttacaacag acaccaagtgaccttactgaaccctctggagaccatgaatggagtgagagatccacttcattcttacaacag acaccaagtgacctgactgaaccctctggagaccatgaatggaatgatagatacacttcatccttacaacag acaccaagtgttccgatcctgatgaaaccttttgaagatcaagaaaggagtggaagatccacttcttccttacaacag acaccaagtgacctgactgaaccctctggagaccatgaatggaatgagagataa
- the LOC127601945 gene encoding cell surface glycoprotein 1-like isoform X11 — protein MLQTPSDGILTEPSGDQEGSERSTSSLQQTPSDLTEPSGDHEWNDRYTSSLQQTSSDRYLTEPSGNQEWSERSTSSLQQTPSDLTEPSGDHEWNDRYTSSLQQTPSVPILMKPFEDQERSGRSTSSLQQTPSDLTEPSGDHEWNDRYTSSLQQTSSDRYLTEPSGNQEWSERSTSSLQQTPSDLTEPSGDHEWSERSTSFLQQTPSDLTEPSGDHEWNDRYTSSLQQTPSVPILMKPFEDQERSGRSTSSLQQTPSDLTEPSGDHEWNER, from the exons atgttgcagacaccaagtgacgggatcttgactgaaccttctggagaccaagaagggagtgagagatccacttcatccttacaacag acaccaagtgacctgactgaaccctctggagaccatgaatggaatgatagatacacttcatccttacaacag acatcaagtgacaggtacctgactgaaccctctggaaaccaagaatggagtgagagatccacttcatccttacaacag acaccaagtgacctgactgaaccctctggagaccatgaatggaatgatagatacacttcatccttacaacag acaccaagtgttccgatcctgatgaaaccttttgaagatcaagaaaggagtggaagatccacttcttccttacaacag acaccaagtgacctgactgaaccctctggagaccatgaatggaatgatagatacacttcatccttacaacag acatcaagtgacaggtacctgactgaaccctctggaaaccaagaatggagtgagagatccacttcatccttacaacag acaccaagtgacctgactgaaccctctggagaccatgaatggagtgagagatccacttcattcttacaacag acaccaagtgacctgactgaaccctctggagaccatgaatggaatgatagatacacttcatccttacaacag acaccaagtgttccgatcctgatgaaaccttttgaagatcaagaaaggagtggaagatccacttcttccttacaacag acaccaagtgacctgactgaaccctctggagaccatgaatggaatgagagataa